A genomic window from Vigna radiata var. radiata cultivar VC1973A chromosome 2, Vradiata_ver6, whole genome shotgun sequence includes:
- the LOC106756494 gene encoding ATP-dependent zinc metalloprotease FTSH 10, mitochondrial isoform X3, with translation MGLFISYLSSRPREQREISFQEFKNKLLEPGLVDHIAVSNKSVAKVYLRNSPRNQTDSEGVQGTLPAKEYEGQYKYYFNIGSVESFEEKLQDAQEDLGIDPHDFVPVTYSAEMVWYQELMRFAPTLLLLGSLLYMGRRMQGGLGVGGGGGSKGARGIFNIGKAHVTKVDKNTKNKIYFKDVAGCDEAKLEIMEFVHFLKNPKKYEELGAKIPKGALLVGPPGTGKTLLAKATAGESGVPFLSISGSDFMEMFVGVGPSRVRNLFQEARQCAPSIIFIDEIDAIGRARRRGGFSRSNDERENTLNQLLVEMDGFGTTSGVVVLAGTNRPHILDKALLRPGRFDRQIEIDKPDIKGRDQIFQIYLKKIKLDHEPSYYSQRLASLTPGFAGADIANVCNEAALIAARSEVTQVTMDHFEAAIDRIIGGLEKKNKVISKVERRTVAYHESGHAVAGWFLEHADPLLKVTIVPRGSAALGFAQYVPSENLLLTKEQLFDMTCMTLGGRAAEQVLVGRISTGAQNDLEKVTKMTYAQVAVYGFSDKVGLLSFPSRMSKPYSSKTAAIIDSEVREWVNKAYERTVNLIEEHKEQVTQIAELLLEKEVLHQEDLRRILGERPFKAIEPTNYDRFKEGFKEEEEKVATESTIVDVPEEGGGTSPLEPQVVP, from the exons ATTAGCTTTCAGGAATTTAAAAATAAGCTCTTGGAACCGGGATTAGTAGACCATATTGCTGTCTCAAACAAATCGGTTGCCAAAGTATACTTAAGGAACTCTCCTCGCAACCAAACAGATAGTGAAGGAGTCCAAGGGACCCTGCCTGCAAAAGAATATGAAGGCCAgtataaatattactttaatattggAAGTGTTGAGTCTTTCGAGGAGAAGCTACAGGATGCGCAAGAAGATCTTGGCATTGACCCTCATGATTTTGTGCCTGTAACTTATTCGGCTGAGATGGTTTGGTACCAGGAACTGATGAGATTTGCTCCAACACTGTTATTGTTGGGATCTCTCCTGTACATGGGAAGGAGAATGCAAGGTGGACTCGGTGTTGGGGGAGGTGGTGGCAGTAAGGGTGCTCGTGGAATATTCAACATAGGAAAAGCCCATGTTACaaaagtagacaaaaatactaaaaataag atatattttaaagacGTTGCTGGCTGTGATGAGGCAAAACTTGAAATAATGGAGTTCGTCCACTTCCTCAAGAACCCAAAGAAATATGAAGAACTTGGTGCAAAAATTCCAAAAGGTGCTCTTTTGGTTGGTCCTCCGGGTACTGGAAAAACACTTTTAGCAAAAGCAACTGCTGGGGAGTCTGGGGTGCCATTTCTTTCTATATCTGGGTCTGATTTCATGGAAATGTTTGTTGGTGTTGGACCATCAAGGGTGAGAAATTTGTTTCAGGAAGCAAGGCAATGTGCTCctagtataatatttattgatgaaattGATGCGATTGGTCGAGCAAGGCGGCGTGGTGGTTTTTCACGCTCAAATGATGAGCGTGAAAATACATTGAATCAATTGTTGGTGGAGATGGATGGTTTTGGAACCACTTCTGGAGTTGTTGTTTTGGCAGGAACAAATAGACCTCATATCTTAGATAAGGCCCTTCTTAGGCCTGGGCGATTTGACCGCCAAATAGAAATTGACAAACCTGATATTAAAGGTCGTGACCAGATATTTCAAATCTACTTGAAGAAGATCAAACTTGACCATGAACCATCGTATTATTCTCAACGACTTGCATCCCTTACTCCTGGATTTGCTGGAGCAGACATTGCTAATGTCTGTAATGAAGCGGCTCTGATTGCTGCAAGAAGTGAGGTGACACAAGTCACAATGGACCATTTTGAGGCAGCAATCGATAGGATCATTGGTGGTTTGGAAAAGAAGAACAAG GTAATAAGCAAGGTGGAAAGGCGTACTGTTGCGTACCATGAATCAGGGCATGCTGTTGCAGGTTGGTTCTTGGAACACGCTGACCCCTTGTTAAAAGTAACAATCGTTCCACGTGGCTCAGCCGCTCTTGGATTTGCACAATATGTTCCAAGCGAAAACCTTCTTTTGACAAAGGAGCAGCTTTTTGATATGACTTGCATGACACTTGGTGGTCGGGCTGCTGAGCAG GTTCTTGTAGGGAGAATATCAACAGGAGCACAAAATGACTTGGAAAAAGTTACCAAGATGACATATGCCCAAGTAGCAGTTTATGGTTTCAGCGACAAAGTGGGTCTCCTTTCGTTTCCTTCAAGGATGTCCAAACCATACAGCAGTAAAACTGCGGCAATCATTGATAGCGAAGTGCGCGAATGGGTTAACAAAGCATACGAACGAACGGTAAATCTAATCGAGGAACACAAGGAACAAGTTACTCAAATTGCTGAATTGTTGCTTGAAAAAGAAGTACTTCACCAGGAGGACTTGCGGAGAATTTTGGGTGAGCGACCATTCAAGGCTATTGAACCCACCAATTATGATAGATTTAAGGAAGGCTTTAAAGAAGAGGAGGAAAAGGTAGCAACAGAAAGTACCATTGTAGATGTGCCTGAGGAAGGTGGCGGAACTTCTCCCTTAGAGCCCCAGGTTGTTCCCTGA
- the LOC106776295 gene encoding uncharacterized protein LOC106776295 gives MDNYFFLFIFLFFSHFLSISASNLYKIKQHAIDFPSELRSSDDPPPPTEYFEVTRPIELPKTKPFSHHILHHDFGYTYGQPPVLANYTPPSHCPFKTFSKIVLEWKATCKGRQFDRIFGVWLGGVELLRSCTAEPRATGIVWSVQKDITRYHSLLLSPQNQTFAVFLGNVVDKTYTGVYHVDVAIHFYPSVKKSFGDGSGSKVGALAFGGGVPADLVLPISRNLPLNDGLWFVIDNSTDGGFKEFRVPQNAYRAVLEVYVSFHERDEFWYTNPPDEYLNANNLSDVPGGGPFREVVVSLDGKVVGAVWPFTVIYTGGVNPLLWRPITGIGSFDLPSYDIEITPLLGTLLDGKSHSVGFTVTNALNVWFVDANLHIWLDGKSSRTEGGVLDIVDKPLALSLVTDFEGLNGIFWTSARRSILCTGWIRSSYGNVSISFAQDFVYNNSMVMANDGNMQTVSQLIISNDSVHANLPSPFVKDTHRRFSLYLSSYGVDQDNDTSLSVSNVTLGFNVDKSRSSAFGFSKSSVKNVQDGQGTMVIKRNLVVSGLGETQEDYSYASDHGHCYSRKVGSSNYTILYDRVSHPCNRRSHPHLGSNSIKKLPVM, from the coding sequence ATGGACAactatttctttctcttcatcttcCTGTTCTTCTCCCATTTCCTCTCCATTTCTGCATCTAATCTCtacaaaatcaaacaacatgCCATTGATTTTCCCTCTGAACTCAGATCTTCTGACGACCCTCCACCACCAACGGAGTACTTTGAAGTCACAAGACCCATTGAACTCCCCAAAACAAAACCTTTCTCTCACCACATTCTCCACCACGACTTTGGCTACACCTATGGCCAACCACCAGTTCTCGCCAACTACACCCCACCCTCGCACTGCCCCTTCAAAACTTTCTCCAAAATCGTGCTTGAGTGGAAGGCCACTTGCAAAGGAAGACAATTTGATCGCATTTTCGGTGTGTGGCTTGGTGGGGTTGAGCTTCTGAGAAGCTGCACTGCAGAGCCAAGAGCCACCGGCATTGTTTGGAGTGTCCAGAAGGACATCACAAGGTACCATTCTTTGTTGTTAAGTCCCCAAAACCAAACTTTCGCTGTGTTTCTGGGTAACGTGGTGGATAAAACCTACACTGGGGTTTACCATGTTGATGTCGCTATTCATTTTTACCCTTCTGTGAAAAAGAGTTTTGGTGATGGGTCTGGTTCAAAGGTTGGAGCTTTGGCCTTTGGGGGTGGTGTCCCTGCTGATTTGGTTCTGCCCATTTCGAGGAACCTCCCACTGAATGATGGGTTGTGGTTTGTTATTGACAATTCCACTGATGGGGGTTTCAAGGAGTTTAGGGTGCCCCAGAATGCCTATAGGGCTGTGTTGGAGGTGTATGTTTCGTTTCATGAGAGGGATGAGTTTTGGTACACTAACCCTCCTGACGAATATCTCAATGCCAACAACCTCAGTGATGTGCCTGGGGGTGGCCCTTTTAGGGAGGTTGTGGTTTCTCTTGATGGGAAGGTCGTGGGTGCAGTTTGGCCTTTTACTGTGATCTACACTGGAGGGGTTAACCCCCTCTTGTGGAGGCCTATTACTGGAATTGGCTCATTTGATCTTCCCTCCTATGATATTGAGATCACGCCACTTTTGGGAACCTTGTTGGATGGGAAGAGTCATTCGGTGGGGTTCACCGTGACGAACGCTTTGAATGTTTGGTTTGTGGACGCAAATCTGCACATTTGGTTGGATGGGAAGAGCAGTAGGACAGAAGGAGGAGTTTTGGATATTGTTGACAAGCCTTTGGCTTTGTCTCTTGTCACTGACTTTGAAGGTTTGAATGGAATATTTTGGACTAGTGCAAGGAGGTCCATTTTGTGTACTGGTTGGATAAGATCCTCCTATGGGAATGTTTCTATCAGTTTTGCTCAAGATTTTGTTTACAACAATTCAATGGTGATGGCTAATGATGGGAATATGCAAACTGTGAGTCAACTGATTATTTCCAATGACAGTGTTCATGCTAATCTGCCATCACCCTTTGTTAAGGACACACATAGAAGATTTTCTCTATACTTGAGCTCCTATGGGGTGGATCAGGACAATGATACTTCTTTATCCGTTTCAAATGTTACATTAGGATTTAATGTGGACAAGTCAAGGAGCTCGGCTTTTGGATTTTCAAAGAGCTCTGTCAAAAATGTGCAGGATGGTCAGGGTACTATGGTCATCAAAAGGAATTTGGTTGTTAGTGGATTGGGTGAAACACAAGAAGATTACAGTTATGCAAGTGATCATGGACATTGTTATTCTAGGAAAGTTGGCAGCTCAAATTACACTATTCTCTATGACAGAGTCAGTCATCCATGTAACAGAAGAAGTCATCCTCATCTTGGTTCTAATTCTATCAAAAAGTTGCCTGTTATGTAG